In one window of Syngnathus typhle isolate RoL2023-S1 ecotype Sweden linkage group LG7, RoL_Styp_1.0, whole genome shotgun sequence DNA:
- the LOC133156684 gene encoding uncharacterized protein LOC133156684, whose protein sequence is MTALYDKYGQPHQLALKKISSVLDGPEVRRGDPMAFQKFALQVQSLVGLLQTLGHEGEIELSCGSHVARLLSKLPPEQRADFRRSQPTRSGATSTLRDLSEWLRHESWCQDFDNSTSSRSSKEKQSTKGNNRPVAKQTAVLHSSQEPSVKLVKEKPVKGKDKSKVYCAYCESTDHYLSQCSGVAQLTKDELKAWIQEHKRCWRCARQHFAAQCNLKKPCNLCQGKHLLALHEINIRPEKVKDDSPPKAESCLTTCASESFYLDRPHVGNRVMRKVMRVHVHYGSQKLDTFAILDDGSERTMLLPTAAKALALNGAPEDLPLRTVRSDIQVLHGHTVSFRVSSPTNPNIMFEITDAFTASHLNLAPHSYPVSHLQRKFKHLRGIPIPTFREVKPLLLIGSDQPHLVTPIEPVRLGPHGSPAAVQTRLGWTLQGPCQSTGRPAHPAQCLFISVPSPMDDLYRHVERLWQVDTVPYRPEREVTRSKQDQQAIALLETKTVRTEVSGILRYATPLLRHAAMPLLQAPKESVMALLRSTERRLLKNPEQGQAYQAEMRKLIESGAVQEVSEDTSSTESWFIPHHLVTHNGKNRLVFNCSHQFLGQSLNQFLLPGPTLGASLLAVLLRFREGPIAVSGDIKGMFHQVRLLPEDRPLLRFLWRDLKVEQPPKIFEWQVLPFGTTCSPCCATYALQSHVKDPSKSNDDMRFSVEHCFYVDNYLQSVATPSEAKGRVDRLRELLASGGFELRQWACNDPNVLSHLPSELRSTSLDLWLAQDKSNPFESTLGYVLNAPRFSGRTRMNLKTSNENNPL, encoded by the coding sequence ATGACAGCTCTCTATGACAAATATGGTCAACCTCATCAACTTGCCCTAAAGAAGATATCCAGCGTCCTGGATGGCCCAGAGGTCAGGCGGGGTGATCCAATGGCGTTCCAGAAATTTGCCCTTCAAGTTCAATCACTGGTGGGTCTCCTCCAGACCTTGGGCCACGAAGGAGAAATTGAACTAAGTTGTGGCTCTCACGTAGCTCGCCTACTGAGTAAGCTTCCTCCTGAACAGCGGGCCGATTTTCGCCGTTCCCAGCCCACTCGATCTGGAGCCACATCCACCTTGAGGGACCTGTCAGAGTGGCTTCGCCACGAGTCATGGTGTCAAGACTTTGACAATTCTACCAGTAGCCGGAGCTCCAAGGAGAAGCAGAGCACTAAAGGGAACAATCGTCCTGTGGCTAAGCAAACAGCAGTCCTGCATAGTAGCCAGGAGCCCTCAGTGAAACTAGTTAAAGAGAAACCTGTCAAAGGGAAAGACAAGTCTAAGGTATACTGTGCCTATTGTGAGAGTACAGACCACTACCTCAGCCAGTGTAGTGGTGTAGCCCAGCTCACCAAAGACGAGCTGAAAGCGTGGATCCAGGAGCACAAGCGGTGTTGGCGCTGTGCCCGTCAACACTTCGCCGCCCAGTGCAACCTCAAGAAACCCTGTAACCTTTGTCAAGGCAAGCACCTTCTCGCTCTCCACGAGATTAACATAAGACCTGAGAAAGTTAAGGATGACTCACCTCCAAAGGCTGAAAGCTGCCTGACTACCTGTGCCTCCGAGTCCTTCTACCTTGACCGACCACATGTGGGGAACCGAGTCATGCGGAAGGTGATGCGAGTACACGTGCACTATGGTAGTCAGAAGTTAGACACCTTTGCTATACTGGATGATGGGTCTGAGAGGACCATGCTGCTCCCCACCGCCGCTAAGGCACTAGCCCTTAACGGCGCTCCCGAAGACCTCCCACTGCGCACAGTGCGCTCGGACATCCAAGTCTTGCATGGCCATACAGTGTCATTCCGGGTCTCCTCTCCCACCAACCCTAATATTATGTTTGAGATCACTGATGCCTTTACAGCCAGCCATCTTAATCTAGCCCCACATAGCTACCCAGTTAGCCACCTACAGAGGAAGTTCAAGCACCTGCGTGGAATCCCTATTCCTACCTTCCGAGAAGTAAAGCCCTTGCTTCTCATAGGTTCAGACCAGCCCCACCTCGTAACCCCCATCGAGCCTGTCAGGCTTGGTCCTCATGGTAGCCCAGCAGCTGTCCAGACTAGACTGGGGTGGACCTTGCAGGGCCCGTGTCAGTCGACGGGGCGGCCAGCTCACCCAGCTCAATGCCTGTTCATCTCTGTTCCATCACCCATGGATGATCTCTACAGGCATGTGGAGAGGCTCTGGCAAGTGGATACAGTCCCCTACAGGCCAGAGAGGGAAGTGACACGATCCAAGCAGGATCAGCAAGCCATAGCCCTGCTGGAGACGAAGACAGTACGTACCGAGGTGAGTGGCATCCTTAGATACGCTACTCCCCTGTTACGCCATGCGGCTATGCCCCTATTGCAAGCACCTAAAGAATCAGTTATGGCCCTGCTGCGCAGCACTGAAAGACGCCTCCTTAAGAACCCTGAGCAGGGACAAGCATACCAAGCAGAGATGCGGAAACTCATCGAGTCAGGCGCAGTGCAGGAAGTTAGCGAGGACACCTCATCAACGGAGAGCTGGTTTATCCCCCATCACCTCGTGACCCATAACGGGAAGAACCGCCTCGTCTTTAACTGTTCTCACCAATTTTTGGGCCAGTCCCTTAATCAGTTCCTCCTACCAGGCCCAACTCTAGGTGCCTCACTGCTAGCGGTCCTATTGAGGTTCCGAGAAGGTCCCATTGCAGTTAGTGGGGACATTAAagggatgttccaccaggtcCGTCTCCTCCCTGAGGATCGCCCCCTTCTGAGATTCTTATGGAGAGACCTAAAGGTAGAACAACCACCCAAGATCTTTGAATGGCAGGTCCTCCCCTTTGGGACCACCTGTAGCCCATGTTGTGCGACATACGCCCTGCAAAGCCATGTCAAGGATCCCAGTAAGTCAAACGATGACATGAGGTTCTCCGTGGAGCACTGTTTCTATGTCGATAACTACCTGCAGAGTGTGGCTACACCCAGCGAAGCAAAGGGTCGGGTGGACCGGCTCAGGGAGCTCCTCGCCTCGGGCGGCTTCGAATTGCGACAGTGGGCTTGCAACGACCCAAATGTTCTCAGCCACCTACCTTCAGAGCTCAGATCCACCAGTCTAGACCTGTGGCTAGCCCAAGATAAGTCCAACCCGTTTGAGTCGACCCTGGGGTACGtattgaatgcaccccgcttcagtggcagaacgcggatgaatttaaagacatcaaatgagaataatcctttataa